The Aythya fuligula isolate bAytFul2 chromosome 5, bAytFul2.pri, whole genome shotgun sequence sequence GATAGTAGTACACTGTCATTTCAGTAGAAACTGAAAAAGGGCAATGACGTCCATAGAAAAGTAAACAGTAAAGTCAAGGGGAGACTGGAAGTGTTTGCTTGTAAGTgaatttttcagtattattattacctatactgaaacaaaatagGAATACGCTGATAAAATTTAATGATAACATGATGTTAGAGAAATGTCAATACAGTCAGAAtattgcacaggaaaaaaaaaaaaggatgttctTGAGCAAGACCAAtgggatgaaaaataaagtacaaaattCCAGATTTTACTGCGAGTGAGGATTTACCACTTACAAAGATCCAAATAgactaaaatttaaattaaagaaaactaaGAGCTGCAAATTTAATCCTACATCAGAGATATTTCTAAAAAGACTTGGGATGAATCAGTGGCACCATAATGGCCATCTGCAATACTGCGTGCAAATTTTATTCACATTCTAGGAGATGAATTTGCAGATTAAAAGCTAATAAAACAACTAAGGAATGGAAGATATATCTTACATTAAATAATATCAGAACTTGTTATCCTAACAGGAATTACCCTAACAAAGTAAAAGCTCACTAAAAGTACAGTTGTCCTCACAGTACATTATGACGTATAACCAGGGAATGAGAATGTGTTCAGTAAAACAATCACAAAGGGCTCTCCAGCCAATGATTCGCACAAGGAAAAGAGTTGTTTTCcaagtttgtattttaaaattttatctttggaaatatttttacttagtTGTTTTATGACTTTGTAAAAGAAGTTAGGACATTTTGCCACACTTTCCCCGAATTATCCCAGCTTCCCAGAAGaacaatttgtttaaaaacaaaacaaaacttaatttCTAAGTGAGGTACCTAAATTCCTATTGGTTATTGCCAGGACAGGACTTTGGAGTTCCTGTGTCTGAAAAACTGTTATACTATATAACAGGTGGTCTGTAGGAAGTATTCTGGTAGAGTTATTAAAGCTATTATGTCTTTGTTAAATACAAATTACATATTCTCTGTTAAATATAAATTAGAAGTATTCCTTAGTATAGTGACATAATGATGTGCCTTTCAACTCTTTGATGAAGTGAGTGACTACAACCATGTTTCTGAGTAATAGAATAGACACTGAATAACATCCTACTTTAAGAAAGAATTTCTCTGTACATGAATTCATACATACATAAGTGTGTTTTACAGTAAATTATGTTCTGGTTCTTAGAAATCTCAGTCAATTCTAAATCATACAGCATCATGTCTTAGTCTTAGAGCTGCTTGCTATTATACTATAGTAAAAGTTACCGTATAAGCaacttacatttaaaaatacattacatatatatttcagacCAATAAAGAGGGTCACCCTAAACCTTATATGCTGTTCGTATCACCTCTGAATCTGCTGGATAGGTGGTATAatggaaaaaacactttcacCTATTTTCCTGATGTCATTGTTCAGCACTGCATGGTACTGTAGCTTTATCTGCAAATCAGTGGTAAGATCAATGTGGAGATTGAGTGACAAGAACTGTTGCCAAGAATACTCACAGATATTTGTAAGTTTTGTATTAGCAATAACTGCTTTGATAGCTTCCCTTTTTATCAGTGCATGGCATATTGATAGGAATTTAATGCAACGATGGTACAGATACCTGAAGCATAAATCAGTTAAAGAGAAATTAGCTTTACCCTCAACAAATAAATCTATCTCTAGTTATTAGACATAGTGATCTAGCACAAGGCATATGGAATTAGTAACTTGCTGACTATTCAAACTGGAGAAACTtaggaggaaaaggaacagtctgtacatacatttttttaaccGTATTTCCATCATAAATGCAAAACCACACTTCCGTATTACAACAGGATAATAAAACCTTATTTGAATTCCTGAAATTTTCCTGCATGTTCTGCCTTCAAATCATGCACCTTTAGCCAAGTAGATGCCCACCAGCTGGTCTGAAGTCGGCCTGAGACCATTTCCAGACAAATCAAGGCGATCATGCACTCACTGTAAAGAACAGAGttcaatatataaaatttactaattaaacagaaatttactttaaaattctatttttttttctacttagaCTATCCAAGggattgttttgaaatttttcaGCGCTCCAAAGGAAATTGCAGAGATGGTCTTTACATCATCCAACCAAAGGAAGACCCAATTGTTGTCTCTTGTAATATGCAGGATGGTGGCTGGACAGTAATTCAGCACATTACAGCCAATAGTACTGTCGACTTTGATAGGACCTGGCAGGATTACAAATACGGATTTGGCTCTGTTCATGACAACCACTGGTTAGGAAACGAATATATGCATCAGTTAACAGGAAGCTCTGTGCAATATGTACTTGGAGTTAAACTTGTAGACctaaatgctgaaattaaatggGGACAGTATGAACCATTCCTTATTGAAGATGAGAAGTCTCAATACCGAATCAGGGTTGGCCTATACAAAGGCAACGCAACTGATGCTCTGACCCTGGACACAGAAGCTTACCTCCATGACAACCAGAAGTTCACCACCAAGGACAGAGACAATGACAATTACTTTCAGAATTGTGCCAAATTAGAACACAATGGCATTCCCGGGGGAGGCTGGTGGTACGACGCATGTGCTGGCGCAAATCTAAACCGTAGGAATGTGATATACTGGCAGAAGGACTGCAACAAGAAACATTTGTGCAAGTTTGCATGGATGATGGTTAAACCCATTGACCACAGCCTGTTGTATGCAACCAAATCTTGTCCATGTCAGAAGGAAGAACTGTAGGTGAGCCATGGGTCCTTTGAAAGGAACATGGATTCTTTGTCAAGTGACTGAAGTAAAATCACACTGATTGAAAAAGTAATCAGCTGGATTACGAAAATGAATTTGGGACTTTGCAAGGCCTTTATGATACCATATTGTCCAGGATTGCACTGAAAACTTACAGATAACTACCAACCACATAAGTAAGAATAGAGGTGTCTGACTGAAACTGAGGCCTCTAACAAAAGATTTAAATGACCCATTTTATAGAATTTTAGCCTTCAGAGGATTTAGATATGAAATCCATGATATGATGTCTTGTAGTAGATATACACACATTTCAGAAGGTTTTGCTCCAGTATGAATGTTCACTGTTAACTGCACATCTTTGTAAGTCATGCAGGAAGGAAATTTCAAGGGAAGTACCTACATTTGCAAAATGTGTATCAAAGAGTATTGTATACCATAGGACAGCATCAGACCTTTCCTTTCTACCTTTAGTGaaaggtattttaatatttgaaattgGAGTTAGCCTTATCTCCAATGGCTTCTTTTCCCAttcattaacttttctttttctctctactTTTTAATGCTCCCATGCCCAATGAAGTATTTAGCacagtcttttcttccttcttattAGAGCGTCTTGAACTAATCAGCTTTCTCATTAAAAGCTACTAATCTAAGGCTTACAAGTCCTCTGAATTTCTCCTCAAGAAACATAgtgaacactttttttaaaaaaaataagttgattttgctattttttatttattgtttcatttttttcctcagtattactgcattttatttatcatGTTTTGGCTTGCTTCTTTCTGTTCTACAATGGTCTtaagctttctctttttaataccACTATGAGATAAGAACAGTGTGTTGGCTTTACTTCACATTTGCTAGCTTCAGTTGTTTTGGCAGTCAACCTTGACGTTATTTAAACTCTGCCTTTTGTCTGATCTTAACACAAAGAGAGAGACTTTAAATTCATGATGAattcatctgtttaaaaatcaaaaataaaaggatttcagTTTTGGTAACCTTGAAGATCTTGTACAGTCATTAGAGTTAGTTCACACATTTCTATATCGTTGAAGTAGCTGAATAACATCTGAAGAGGTTTCAGTGTTACATTACACAAAATGTCAGGATTATATTTACAGTGTCTTGAATGTTAGCTTAGATATTTCACTTACAGAAATTCAGgcaaactgctttttaatttagaagtggaatcttttaatttccattaaaataatttacagaaaataaattatattgtgTTTTGAGAAGACCAAGACTGGCAGGATTACCTAGGAAGAGAAATTAATTGGGAAATGGAAAAGTCatgaaagaaatttttattttttacaacaCACTGCAACGTTTTCAGAAAGATGCAAATATATTATGTGGGTGAGGCCAATATAGCATACATGTGTTTATTGCAGGAGCTGATTTTCCCCCCACTCAAActgtgttcaaaaaaaaaaaaaaagcataatagaGGAAGCAATGGGTATTAGCTGAATTGAATCTATGTCATTAAGTCAATTTAATGTGGGTTCTGCTGTAACTGTCAGGGAACACCTGAAGTTGTAATACGGATACAAGAAAATCACTGGACTGCTGCTAGTAGTCTCCAATAGCTTTTACCCAAATTCCTGACAAGTTAGCCAGAACACACAGCTGCCAAAAAGGTGTTGTGAAAAAATCTTAACATGGAAGCACACAACTGAAAGCCAGAAGACTCTATCTGATCCTCAAAGGCAAAAGACCTGCTCGGCAGACCCCTTGTCCTGCCTGGAGGGTTTTGGAGGTAAGTAATAGTGGAGATACACTGCATGAACAGCTCAGGCCTAAATCCAGCTGCCCAATACTGGAGTTAAGTGGAGCACTACAGACCACTGCTTACACTGGATTCCAGGATGGGAATTAGATTAGCATGTAATAATAGCTTGTAATAACAGGTCTGCAGgcaaaaacaagacagaaagaTCAACAGTTCAAAGAAGGACTTTAATGGAAGTCACAGACTGTGGTATGTTGCATGCTTCTAAACAAAGTAAGGATAGAAATGACTACTTGAACTGGATTTAGGATTAAGTAGTGGATGAAAATAGTTATGAATGTTCCAATCCACTCACCAATAGTTTGTTTTCCTAGAGTTTTTCAACAGAAGGACAAGGAGCTTCAAAAAAAGTGGACTAAATTTTACTTTGTAATTCCTTGGCAAAAAGCTGTCTTCACTGAACGcgtttttttctccatccctgaaCCTTAAACAGTGGATACCCAGAACAATGCTAAGCAGCTGCCCATTGACACCAAATCAGCAGAATCACGGCCTGAAGGACTGGGGATTCTACTTTGCCTACCactattttcttctccctgtcaTAACCCTCCTATCGTCTCTCTCTGTCCTGCCTTTTCTGGGCAGTTGCCTCCTGCCCAAACTTGAAGAAAGGAGGTGGGTCCTGTTTTTCTGTCAGGAGTGTCtgacagaaatatatatatatatatataatatatataaatatatggtCAAGTATCTTTCTAAAATGAGGAGCATTCTAGGAGGCCTAGAACAATCGGTACATGGCTGACTTCCAGCTCCTGCcatacctgaagggaaggtaTGTTCACCTTCAAACCTACGGTCCCCTAACAGAAAAATAGGTTTCTTCATCTCTTTGCTGCTTTGTATTTCTCtaaactgcaggaaaagcaaGCACATTCTCacataaaatatcaaaataattgaCTCAGAACTtggcagaagaaatatttttcctaaaatagtATCAACTGACAAAAGAAGAGAGCCTGATAGCCTCTTTCTGGCAGAAATGCtgatttgttattatttttctttcataatcaTTCAAGTTTTACAAGagaaactgctttcttttgtttcagattttcataTGCGTAACCTGAATAATAAATTTTCAGACTTCCACATGACCTTTTCTATGTGTTAGCAATAGATTTAATTGTAATCCAGGAGCTTAGTAAAAATACTCAAACTTCAGAGGTCTAGTGAAACAGGAGCCACCAGCGACCAGGATTTGAAGTActtatttagaagaaaacttttcaagaattcaaaaatgtaatttttttaaggaagactGACTTATTTGATACCTCAACAAACACATGAAGAGACTAATGGCATGTAGTAGCTAATGGTGTAACTACTGTCTAAAAGTCAGTGGCTTTATTGAGTGTAATGAGGACTGAAGTTCATAGTCTGATACAGGGCCCAGCAGTGCCTACCAAAACCTGATGAAATACATTTATCAAGACggaagaaaaattgcaaaatcATCCCTTTCTGAAACTAATATTCACAGAGTACCTCTAATTTTACAACACACTGCtatcaaattttcttttttttttttttttttctagatataGATACAGAGTAAATGTTAAAAtctaaaacaataattttactGTAATGATCAAAGCTTAAGCTTTTATGACACCTAGATGTCAATTGTATGTGGAATAAACCTTCTTAGTGGATACAAAAGTCAGCAATGGAGATTTGGGATGACCACATAAGAAACAAATAGTGTCTTTCTGATTTGGTAGAAGGAATGCCAAGTATTTAAGTGAAAAGATGCAGTATCCATGTTTTGGGGCTCAAGTTTGGAAGGGCATTTCAAATGGAGAAGCCACTGGCTATACAGAGGATGCAGAAGCATTCTGAAATATGATGGATTCCTTGAAGTCACCATATGCAAACACTGCTGGGAAGCCATTTTCAGAATCATGTTGAAAAGTGATGATTTTTCACAGCAGTTCTTGAGAGGGCACAGGTTTATTCGGAAGAAGGTTCTGATCTGTAGTATTCTGTAGCACAAAATAATGAATGtggagttgttgttttttctactttttaagaaaatccctctgtaatattaaaaaggatAAAGCTGTGTGAAGTTTTAGAGCAAAGCCCTTTTCAATAGAGACACCTAGATACATACGTCACAGCAAATGGTAACTCCAGCTTGACTGTTATGTACATCTGAGGAAACAGCTAATTGGTTTTTACTATGCCTGAGTGACTCCTTCATATTACTTGTATCTCTACGGAAAGtagagaaaattaattccaaagGAAAGTTGTATCAttcagtttgtttgcttgtttttttaaagcaaacaattcACACTTGTCCTCTAAATATTACAGaggaacttttaaaaaattacgTCCAAAAATTCTCATTCAAAATGAAGATTTCAGAAATCCCAAACAATAAAGGGGTGATTTGGAGACTTGTCTTTCCTACAGTAAGTAAGGAAGTAACTTAAAAATTTCTATTCAAAATCCAGAATCTGAAAACAGTCCACAGGTGTTCAATTCTGAGTTTCAAACTGAGTACACAGTTCCATAATAATTGTGTTCTAAGAGAAAACACCATCTTCTAGATTGACATTGGATTATTTAATTGTTGTAATGACTTCTGATTTAGATTTAACATACTTACCACTTATCAGTGCCATTTTTATTCCTTCCGATGTGTGACTGTCCCTAGTGACTTTTGCCTTAAGGTTTATTAGTTCAATTAGTTTGACATAGGTAATATATCAAATATGACATGGTGGCATTGCCACAGATTTCTTAGAAATTCCCTTTGCGGGAGATAAAATGATCAGAAGAACTCACGTAGAGATGGAAACTTTTCATGAGTCTCAGCTCTAAAACTGAACATGATCTACAGGGTGATAAGGAAGCACAATTAAGGATTTTGCCTTGAAGTATGTTCTTATCTCTGGATCTAGACTCCTTCAGTCCATATATCCCAATGCAGGTCATACTATGGGTACAACTGAGATGAGGAACAAAACTTCACATGCAAAATACCTTTCAACAATTAACAGCAGTTATTGATTAACATGCGTAGTTCAGTGGAATAATTAGTAACTGAATTATAGAATTAAGTTAATGGCAGAATATGTTCTGTCGCATTTTACAGGTTTGTAGTATTTACAGTTTGtgtagtattttctttatatccTTTTTGATTTCATCCTTCCTCAGTTCAACAGAATTCTTCTATACAAGAAAATCCTGTATTTCCATTCTGTCTTGACTTTCCATCATTTGCAAGGCTCTTCATTCTTTGCTAAGTAGTCACAAAAAGTGTATGATTAAAACTAAATTATCTATAAGAGTTTAAAGTTCTGTGAACTCTTCCAAGTCTTCATCTACAAacataaattgtatttttgtaaaattaatattattttatactttatGGGGATCTGGGATATACAGGGAGCCTTGTGTATGTgcaacagagacaaaaatgatACCTCAGCTTCCTTTGTGGGAAAATTtgatattcataaatatttgcatgtgcTGGATCTCTGAAAAATTTAGTTAGGGATGTGTATTTACACAACTATATTGataatacatacacacacatatatacatacatgcatatatatgtataaataaaattcaattttgcCAAAAAGTTCTTTTCAAAAGTTCACAATTTTGAACTTAATCAATTGAAGGATCAGTAAAAGTTTCATTAAAAGGACAGAAATTCCTGGTTCAAAAAAGACGGGGATCTCATGGAAaaagtccagcagagggccacaaaaatgatacagggcctgaagcatcttccctatgaggaaaagctgagagacctgggtctgttaAGCCTCAagaagaagactgagaggggaatCTTATCAATGTTGATAAATATCTTAAGtttgggagacagagggatttggccaacctcttttcagtggtttgtgtggacaggacaagaggcaatggccacaaaatggtTCACAGGACGTTCTGCACCAATATGTAAAAAAACTTCACAgtgagagtgacagagcactggaacaggctgcctagggaggttgtggagtctcctcctctggagatattcaaggcctttctggacgcctacctgggtaacctgctctagggaacctgctttggcagaggggttggacccgatgatctcttcCCACCcttacaattctgtgattctgttaaatacaaataacaagATCATTTTACACTGCAAAAGTCCCACAACACTTTTTAAAGGAAGCTTTATAGAGCTtgaacacaaaatgaaaagtacTAACTCATACTCTAATGAgaatcatgtttttttgtttgcttgtttttgtttttgttgttttcaagaGTAAACATCCCACATAATAAAGCAACAAACACCTCTTTATATAATTCAAGGTATTTACAATATACCCGGGTTTGGCAATGTAACATCTCACACTGTGAAGTGCTAGCAGCATAGTTTGAGCACACATTTCACAATTACAGCGAACCAACATTGTTGCATCCATCACCATCTATTCTAATACATTTACTGAGCACAGAGTCCATAAACATTTACAGAACACTCTAGATCAGCAGAAGccaaaactaacaaaaaatatttcatttaatttcagatgTAGAAACCAATGCTTTACTTTAGAAACAACACCGCAGCTAGCAGGAACTGTTACTACCTCATAAATTTTGCCTTAAACTACAGCTTGTGCCACAGAGGGACACATTCATTTGCTAAAAATCAAACACAGTTTACTGAATGTCTGATCCAATGTAATATAAAATTACCCACTATAACAACTGACTTGTACATAGTTACTGTACGCAGGAAAAGCTCTGGatagtgacagaaaaaaatgatgaaaggtTCTTCACAAAGACCCATGCTTTCCTTTAATAAGCAATCGTGCTGATGCACAAAAAATAATAGGCACAGTATGGTGTGTTACAAAGTCAATCATGTGAATTTAGAgaacatatttttacattactACACAGCTAATCTTTCACTGACACAATTTTCCCCTCTGGAGATTGgggataaaaaatattaattacttgTACTGTGATTGCTGATATGAAGGAATTATATATCTGTAGGGAAACATGTTGATGGTacaataatttaataaattatatgaaTGATTTCACTGAGCATAATTGTACGTTCAGAATGACTAACACAATCCCTGAATGTGCAGCTGGGTCACAACACCACTACAATGTCCCACTAACATGTagataaaatacaaagattGACCCAAACTTATACTCCAGAGCATCTCACCCTGAATTTTGACAGAAAGGCTAAAGCTGCATCTGAACCTTGTGACATGGACTCAGTGAGGTACATGGAGTTCTTTCTCACTTATTCATAAACACTTGTTTACTTTAAGACTTCACTTTCTGTGACTCCTGTCACCATTAACTTTGTTTTCACATGGCCTTTTCTGAGGCTTCATGTTTGTTTCCACCACAATGAGCCAGGTTATCAGTTCCATTCCAGTGACTTTGTGTTAAAAGCACCCGTTACGTTTGCACTTACTCAGTTGATGTTGCAGGACTGCCAATCTAACACAGATATCAGACAGGCACATGAGTGTCTATCTATATCCACAGCCCTGGCAAACCTCAACTAGTGGACAGATTCTCAGCTCATTGCTATCAGGCCAGTCCACACCAGTCCCAGAAGCTGCAGCCCTAAGAGAGGCTGTCTCCAAGCCCCAGTACTGGCACATGTGGCAGACATGATTCCGTTGAACTGGAAGATATTGACAGGAGAAAACTTACATTTTCAAACACCTAATGCTGATTTATAAAGCTATTTAGAGATAAAAGTGCTATGAAAGTGCAAAGTGTCTTTAAAGATTTACATAAATAATCaaaaagtactttgaaaatctttcttctttcagaaataccaaTTCTGTCACTGTTTTCAATAATTTCATAATACACAGGAGAATGTGCAGGGCTTCAATATACATTTTACTTGTGTTGTGC is a genomic window containing:
- the LOC116489999 gene encoding fibrinogen-like protein 1-like protein, with the protein product MLLKSSVGFVLFLLFHFTVSVMTKEAVVLANAHLLHQRGYGRLANVDEKDYPRDCFEIFQRSKGNCRDGLYIIQPKEDPIVVSCNMQDGGWTVIQHITANSTVDFDRTWQDYKYGFGSVHDNHWLGNEYMHQLTGSSVQYVLGVKLVDLNAEIKWGQYEPFLIEDEKSQYRIRVGLYKGNATDALTLDTEAYLHDNQKFTTKDRDNDNYFQNCAKLEHNGIPGGGWWYDACAGANLNRRNVIYWQKDCNKKHLCKFAWMMVKPIDHSLLYATKSCPCQKEEL